A genomic window from Sulfurospirillum multivorans DSM 12446 includes:
- a CDS encoding disulfide oxidoreductase, producing the protein MNQTQKSSNMLFILLFFAWIVSMVATLGSLFFSEVMMFPPCVMCWYQRICMYPLAIIFLVALFSNDKNVFKYAMPLVLLGLFFAIYQNLLYFGIIPETLAPCSQGVSCTSDYINWFGFITIQFLSLVAFALIFVILIFIKRKAS; encoded by the coding sequence ATGAATCAAACACAAAAGTCGTCAAACATGCTTTTTATACTGCTTTTTTTTGCATGGATCGTTTCGATGGTTGCAACACTTGGAAGCCTCTTTTTCAGTGAAGTCATGATGTTCCCCCCCTGTGTGATGTGTTGGTATCAACGCATTTGCATGTACCCATTAGCAATTATTTTTCTCGTCGCACTTTTCAGTAACGATAAAAATGTATTTAAATACGCTATGCCACTCGTCCTTCTAGGACTTTTCTTTGCCATTTACCAAAACTTGCTCTACTTTGGCATCATTCCAGAAACGCTCGCTCCGTGTTCTCAAGGGGTTTCATGCACGAGTGATTATATCAACTGGTTTGGATTTATCACAATTCAATTTCTCTCACTGGTCGCATTTGCACTTATTTTTGTTATCTTAATTTTCATCAAACGAAAGGCTTCTTAA
- a CDS encoding DsbA family protein: protein MKKQTLIIASLFVLVLLFVGGSYVYKNADHSVSNEKTSALVRPHAYVLGNPNAKTTIVEFFDPACGTCKSFYPFVKNILKQNPDKLKLVLRYAPFHTDSYYVVAMIEAARLQGKYLEALEVIYKYQDKWASHGTPNIGLIWGFLPEVGIDIEKLKDDMKKPEIDALIKQDIEDTKTLGVKATPEFFVNGKPLVKFGKQELEELIASEL from the coding sequence ATGAAAAAACAGACCCTTATTATCGCTTCGCTCTTTGTTCTTGTGCTTCTTTTTGTTGGAGGAAGCTACGTTTATAAAAATGCTGACCATTCGGTTTCCAATGAAAAAACCTCGGCTCTTGTGAGACCTCACGCTTATGTTCTTGGCAATCCCAATGCCAAAACCACAATTGTCGAGTTTTTTGACCCCGCGTGCGGTACATGTAAAAGTTTTTACCCGTTTGTCAAAAACATTCTCAAACAAAATCCTGACAAACTCAAACTCGTATTGCGTTACGCGCCTTTTCATACCGACTCTTACTACGTCGTTGCGATGATCGAAGCGGCACGTTTGCAAGGCAAATACCTTGAAGCGCTCGAAGTCATTTACAAATACCAAGACAAATGGGCAAGCCACGGCACGCCCAATATTGGACTGATTTGGGGATTTTTACCCGAAGTGGGAATTGACATCGAGAAATTAAAAGATGATATGAAAAAACCTGAGATTGACGCGCTGATCAAACAAGATATAGAAGACACCAAAACCCTAGGCGTCAAAGCAACCCCAGAGTTTTTTGTTAATGGCAAGCCCCTGGTCAAATTTGGGAAACAAGAGTTAGAAGAGCTTATCGCCTCCGAACTCTAG
- a CDS encoding acyl-CoA thioesterase, producing the protein MLTTPFEKHTLSMSVLMTPDKANFSGNVHGGDLLKLLDQVAYACAARYCGGYVVTMSVDQVIFKQAIPVGRLVTFLASVNFTGKTSMEVGIKVIAENIQKGIATHTNSCFFTMVAVDENGRPKPVPALVPETDVEKRRYHDGKRRRDIRLHGYNEITPQN; encoded by the coding sequence ATGCTAACAACCCCTTTTGAGAAGCACACCTTAAGTATGTCGGTATTAATGACACCCGATAAAGCCAATTTTTCGGGCAATGTGCACGGAGGAGACCTGTTAAAGCTTCTCGATCAAGTGGCTTACGCCTGTGCTGCACGTTATTGTGGAGGGTACGTTGTGACGATGTCGGTGGATCAGGTCATTTTCAAACAGGCGATTCCTGTGGGGAGGCTGGTGACATTTTTAGCCAGTGTGAATTTTACGGGCAAAACATCGATGGAAGTGGGCATTAAAGTTATTGCGGAGAACATCCAAAAAGGGATTGCAACGCATACGAACAGTTGTTTTTTCACAATGGTCGCAGTGGATGAGAACGGACGTCCCAAACCTGTTCCTGCGTTAGTGCCAGAAACCGATGTGGAAAAGAGACGTTACCATGATGGCAAACGTCGTCGCGACATCAGACTTCATGGCTACAATGAGATTACACCCCAAAATTAG
- a CDS encoding DnaJ domain-containing protein — translation MTYIIIAVVIVVFYLLTKNYQTEAYQHINVDVKQTLKGDLAEHEAGLLVSLMAKVAKADGRVCELEAELLKHTFSDIARVFENSESIREALKVIYEKEMQSFDNTLIVSQKYLKLTQNDYTKRLKVMEYLLNLAFIDNSFSQAELMITEDIAGALMIKRADFEKLIAAFEQFYANKASKAQMGIKNAYDVLGADPSEDMESIKKKYRALVKEYHPDILMGQGKDQSIIDAATTKLQEINEAYEMIKKEKN, via the coding sequence ATGACCTATATCATTATTGCAGTCGTTATTGTAGTGTTTTATTTGTTAACAAAAAACTATCAAACTGAAGCGTATCAGCACATCAATGTTGATGTAAAACAGACCCTTAAAGGCGATTTGGCTGAGCATGAGGCTGGGCTTTTGGTTTCATTGATGGCAAAAGTCGCGAAAGCGGATGGCAGGGTTTGCGAACTGGAAGCGGAGCTTTTAAAGCATACGTTTAGTGATATCGCTCGTGTGTTTGAAAACAGTGAAAGCATTCGTGAAGCGCTTAAAGTAATCTATGAAAAAGAGATGCAAAGCTTTGATAACACGCTTATAGTTTCTCAAAAATACCTCAAACTCACCCAAAATGACTATACCAAACGTCTCAAAGTGATGGAGTATCTGCTCAATCTTGCCTTCATCGACAACAGTTTTTCGCAAGCGGAGCTGATGATCACCGAAGATATCGCGGGTGCACTCATGATCAAACGCGCTGATTTTGAAAAACTTATCGCTGCGTTTGAGCAATTTTACGCCAATAAAGCCTCCAAAGCGCAGATGGGAATAAAAAATGCCTATGACGTTTTAGGCGCAGATCCAAGCGAAGATATGGAGAGCATTAAGAAAAAGTACCGCGCTTTGGTCAAAGAGTACCATCCTGATATTTTGATGGGGCAGGGGAAAGATCAAAGCATCATTGATGCTGCAACGACGAAGCTTCAGGAAATTAATGAAGCGTATGAGATGATAAAAAAGGAAAAAAATTAG
- a CDS encoding MalY/PatB family protein — protein MFNFDEIVDRTKTPCEKWDKYKDQDIIPAWVADMDFKSPPCVIEALQKRVAEGVFGYTGIDDETYDAIIAFLKRHYNWEIKKEWILFTHGVVSSMNVACMAVEGQSVMTTTPIYPHFIKAPKHAGKEVLAIAMKEENNRWVLDYEAMERAITPTCKLFMLCNPYNPAGTVFTCKELERLGAFCLKHDLTICSDEIHADLLLSSEAKHIPIASLSEALAQKSITLMAPSKTFNIAGLQASFAIIPNAELRKRFQKTMGSMVGGINILGITVLKAAYLEGDAWLAELRVYLAENLKMVQEFVARNPQLKLLGQEATFLAWIDASALHVKSPYAFFVQHGVGLSDGEPFGDKNFVRLNFGTPKSVLEEILKRMQKAMDSLNI, from the coding sequence ATGTTTAATTTCGATGAAATCGTAGATAGGACTAAAACACCTTGCGAGAAATGGGACAAATACAAAGACCAAGACATCATCCCTGCATGGGTTGCCGATATGGATTTCAAATCGCCTCCGTGCGTTATCGAAGCCCTTCAAAAAAGAGTCGCTGAGGGTGTTTTTGGTTATACCGGCATTGATGATGAAACCTACGATGCGATCATTGCCTTTTTGAAACGTCATTACAACTGGGAGATCAAAAAAGAGTGGATTTTGTTTACCCATGGGGTTGTCAGCAGTATGAATGTCGCGTGCATGGCGGTGGAGGGACAAAGTGTGATGACCACAACACCCATTTATCCCCATTTTATCAAAGCACCTAAACATGCAGGAAAAGAGGTTTTAGCCATTGCAATGAAAGAGGAAAACAACCGCTGGGTGCTTGATTACGAGGCGATGGAGAGAGCGATAACGCCTACATGTAAACTCTTTATGCTCTGCAATCCTTACAATCCAGCAGGAACGGTTTTTACATGTAAAGAGTTGGAGAGACTTGGCGCTTTTTGTTTAAAACACGACCTTACCATCTGTTCGGATGAGATTCATGCCGATCTGCTTTTGAGTTCAGAGGCGAAACATATCCCCATAGCATCCTTAAGCGAAGCGCTTGCTCAAAAGAGCATTACGCTGATGGCGCCGAGTAAAACGTTTAACATTGCAGGTCTTCAAGCCTCTTTTGCCATCATCCCCAATGCTGAGCTTCGCAAACGTTTTCAAAAGACGATGGGAAGTATGGTCGGTGGTATTAATATTTTGGGTATTACCGTGCTTAAAGCCGCTTACCTTGAAGGCGATGCATGGCTGGCTGAACTTCGTGTTTATTTAGCTGAAAACCTCAAAATGGTTCAAGAGTTTGTCGCGCGCAATCCTCAGCTAAAACTCTTGGGTCAAGAAGCAACCTTTCTCGCATGGATCGACGCATCGGCTTTACATGTAAAGAGTCCGTACGCATTTTTCGTGCAACACGGTGTTGGGCTAAGCGATGGAGAACCCTTTGGTGATAAAAATTTTGTACGTCTCAACTTTGGAACTCCAAAAAGTGTTTTAGAAGAAATTTTAAAGCGAATGCAAAAAGCGATGGATAGCCTAAACATATAA
- a CDS encoding NlpC/P60 family protein, with protein MRLYLLALCACAFLLSGCAQKELTQNAPELPQVKDDTPKRQEIIKTALKYQGKPNGGDCSGFVSLVNKESTQPFFSAAELNDYFEDARRSLAIYNLLEDQKRLYHEKPKEGDLIFFANTIKKYAKAKKSVDNITHIGIITKIDSDETVHFIHHTKGKNLISQMNLNYPTVTMNDTKVVNSYMEKCPKDEGHKCLAPAYFSAYGSIK; from the coding sequence ATGAGACTGTATCTATTGGCACTGTGTGCCTGCGCATTTTTACTGAGCGGTTGTGCTCAAAAAGAGTTAACACAAAACGCTCCTGAACTTCCACAGGTTAAAGACGACACACCCAAACGCCAAGAGATCATCAAAACAGCGCTTAAATACCAAGGCAAACCCAACGGTGGCGACTGTTCAGGCTTTGTAAGCTTAGTCAATAAAGAGAGCACGCAGCCCTTCTTTAGCGCAGCAGAGCTCAATGATTATTTTGAAGATGCAAGACGTTCGCTTGCGATCTACAATCTTTTAGAAGATCAAAAGCGCCTCTACCACGAGAAACCCAAAGAGGGAGACCTGATCTTTTTTGCCAATACGATTAAGAAGTATGCCAAGGCGAAAAAAAGTGTCGATAATATCACCCACATCGGTATCATCACGAAAATTGACTCTGATGAAACCGTCCATTTTATTCACCATACCAAAGGAAAAAATTTGATTAGCCAAATGAATCTTAACTATCCAACGGTCACGATGAACGACACAAAAGTCGTCAACTCCTACATGGAAAAATGCCCCAAAGATGAAGGGCATAAATGTTTAGCGCCTGCTTATTTTAGCGCGTATGGGAGCATCAAATGA
- a CDS encoding NlpC/P60 family protein, with protein sequence MRRWIALGAVALLLAGCAQQARIETPALPMAEIPTPTEEKIYLGEKPSNDFFLKQDREGFDLRPVPELSTREAIVQNALLYLGKRDGGDCSGFVSLVNYKTGTPFFNDKELSQSFDNARKSRAMFNLMSKKGNAYETRLPNLGDLVFFENTERKPAVKTKTKGKGKEKVAVKQPAVQVAENITHVGIVTKVEPDGTVEFIHHSNGKNVLDYMNFNYPMLTNKDGKVINTYMKRCPSKKGAAQPQCMNIAFFVAYGTF encoded by the coding sequence ATGAGACGCTGGATCGCATTGGGTGCTGTAGCGCTTCTACTCGCAGGATGTGCGCAACAAGCACGCATTGAGACACCCGCGCTTCCTATGGCTGAGATTCCTACTCCAACGGAAGAGAAAATCTACCTTGGTGAAAAACCTTCTAATGATTTTTTCTTAAAACAAGACCGTGAAGGTTTTGACTTGCGTCCCGTGCCTGAACTCTCTACGCGTGAAGCCATCGTGCAAAATGCCCTGTTGTATTTGGGCAAACGTGACGGAGGCGACTGCTCAGGCTTTGTGAGTCTTGTCAACTACAAAACAGGAACGCCTTTTTTCAACGACAAAGAGCTCAGCCAAAGTTTCGACAATGCCAGAAAATCACGCGCCATGTTCAACCTTATGTCTAAAAAAGGCAACGCATACGAAACACGCCTTCCCAACCTTGGCGACCTCGTCTTTTTTGAAAACACTGAGCGCAAACCTGCGGTAAAAACAAAAACTAAGGGAAAAGGTAAAGAAAAAGTAGCCGTCAAACAACCTGCAGTTCAGGTCGCTGAAAATATTACTCACGTGGGAATTGTCACGAAAGTCGAGCCCGATGGAACGGTTGAATTTATCCACCACTCTAATGGCAAAAATGTTTTGGATTATATGAACTTTAACTATCCGATGCTGACCAACAAAGATGGCAAAGTCATCAACACCTATATGAAACGCTGCCCCTCCAAAAAAGGCGCGGCACAACCTCAATGTATGAATATCGCCTTTTTCGTGGCGTATGGGACGTTTTAG
- a CDS encoding CPCC family cysteine-rich protein: MKYKCPCCGYYTFGEKPNGSYVICPVCFWEDDFMQLEDSTYGAGANEFSLLRAQRNFKLFGASEKEMVIHVRRPKEDEMQGID; the protein is encoded by the coding sequence ATGAAATATAAATGTCCTTGTTGTGGTTATTATACTTTTGGTGAAAAGCCTAATGGTAGTTATGTTATCTGCCCAGTATGTTTTTGGGAGGATGATTTTATGCAACTAGAAGATTCTACTTATGGTGCTGGAGCTAATGAATTTAGTTTACTAAGAGCACAAAGAAATTTCAAATTATTTGGAGCATCTGAAAAAGAAATGGTTATACATGTTAGACGACCCAAGGAAGATGAAATGCAAGGGATTGATTAG
- the purL gene encoding phosphoribosylformylglycinamidine synthase subunit PurL translates to MENLDAVLKKHKLTKDEYENILNILGREPNMLEIGIFSSMWSEHCSYKSSKKYLNGFPTKAPWVIQGPGENAGVIDVGDGMAAVFKMESHNHPSFIEPYQGAATGVGGILRDVFTMGARPVANMNSLRFGNVTNNDDTSHHQRYLVRGVVAGIGGYGNCMGVPTIGGETFFDESYNGNILVNAFTLGLAKSDEIFYGKAEGLGNPVVYVGSKTGRDGLGGAVMASDSFTEANKSLRPTVQVGDPFAEKLLLEACLELFKTDYIVGIQDMGAAGLTSSSFEMAGRSGSGMIMHLDKVPAREEGMQPFEFMLSESQERMLICAKKGYEDKVVDIFRKWDLNAEIIGEVTATGNMELFWHGEKVADMPVQPVSEQAPIYDRPTKEPAYLATIKNTTINDFAKVDNQKAFDTLLNSVEVSDKSWIFDQYDSTVQTNTIKAPGSLDASVIRIKENGKALSMSSDCNPRYNYIDPKMGAAAAVAESGRNVAMSGARPLAITDCLNYGNPENPEVMWQFAQGCYGIKEACAKLNTPVVSGNVSLYNETNGVGVFPTPAIVMVGLNDDATKTLPSSFQKEGASIYLIGETKSDFGGSLYMKELFGKVEGTLSELDYDKELKLWELVIEANKKGYLNAAKDVNVGGIAIALAKMVAKSGKGVTCKLPCNDSKDIFAESFSRALVEVNDEAGFEAMAKTIGLNVTKIGTIGGSSFTCNDISKSVEAISERYFNRFQEVIEQDI, encoded by the coding sequence ATGGAAAATTTAGACGCAGTGTTAAAAAAACATAAGTTAACCAAAGACGAATATGAAAATATTTTGAACATTTTAGGACGTGAGCCTAATATGCTAGAGATCGGTATCTTCTCATCCATGTGGAGTGAGCACTGCTCGTATAAATCCAGTAAAAAATATCTGAATGGTTTTCCAACGAAGGCTCCTTGGGTTATTCAAGGACCGGGTGAAAATGCGGGTGTTATCGATGTAGGCGATGGCATGGCGGCAGTCTTTAAGATGGAATCTCACAACCACCCAAGCTTCATCGAGCCTTACCAAGGTGCAGCAACGGGTGTTGGCGGCATTTTAAGAGATGTTTTCACGATGGGTGCGCGTCCTGTGGCCAATATGAACTCTCTTCGTTTTGGCAATGTGACGAATAATGACGACACATCGCATCATCAACGCTACCTCGTACGTGGTGTTGTTGCAGGTATCGGCGGATACGGTAACTGTATGGGTGTTCCTACCATCGGTGGCGAGACGTTCTTTGATGAGAGTTACAATGGCAATATCTTGGTTAACGCATTTACACTAGGTCTTGCAAAAAGTGATGAGATTTTTTACGGAAAAGCTGAAGGTCTTGGTAACCCAGTTGTTTATGTTGGTTCAAAAACAGGTCGTGATGGGCTTGGTGGCGCGGTTATGGCAAGCGATAGCTTTACTGAAGCCAACAAAAGCCTACGCCCAACCGTTCAAGTAGGCGATCCATTTGCTGAAAAACTTCTTCTAGAAGCGTGTTTAGAACTCTTTAAAACAGACTACATCGTGGGTATTCAAGATATGGGTGCTGCGGGATTGACTTCAAGTTCATTCGAGATGGCAGGACGAAGTGGAAGCGGTATGATCATGCACTTGGACAAAGTTCCAGCACGCGAAGAGGGCATGCAACCCTTTGAATTTATGCTCTCAGAATCTCAAGAGCGAATGCTCATTTGTGCGAAAAAAGGGTATGAAGACAAAGTTGTTGACATCTTTAGAAAATGGGATCTCAACGCTGAAATCATCGGTGAAGTAACGGCGACTGGAAACATGGAGCTTTTCTGGCATGGTGAAAAAGTTGCCGATATGCCAGTACAACCTGTCAGCGAGCAAGCGCCAATTTATGACAGACCAACCAAAGAGCCAGCGTATCTTGCAACGATTAAAAACACAACGATCAATGACTTTGCAAAAGTAGACAACCAAAAAGCGTTTGATACGCTTTTAAATTCCGTCGAAGTCAGTGATAAATCATGGATTTTTGATCAATACGATTCAACGGTACAAACCAATACGATCAAAGCACCAGGTAGTTTGGATGCGAGTGTGATTCGCATCAAGGAAAATGGTAAAGCACTTTCGATGAGCAGTGACTGTAACCCACGTTATAACTACATCGACCCTAAAATGGGTGCTGCTGCTGCGGTGGCTGAGAGTGGAAGAAATGTTGCGATGAGTGGCGCACGTCCTTTAGCCATTACCGATTGTTTGAACTACGGAAACCCTGAAAACCCTGAAGTTATGTGGCAGTTTGCACAAGGCTGTTATGGCATCAAAGAGGCATGCGCGAAGTTGAACACGCCTGTTGTCAGTGGTAACGTATCGCTTTATAACGAAACGAATGGCGTGGGTGTTTTCCCAACCCCTGCAATCGTAATGGTGGGCTTGAATGATGATGCGACGAAAACACTTCCTTCAAGTTTCCAAAAAGAGGGCGCTTCGATTTATCTCATCGGTGAGACCAAAAGTGATTTTGGTGGAAGCTTGTACATGAAAGAGCTTTTTGGCAAAGTTGAAGGCACTCTTTCGGAGCTTGATTATGACAAAGAGTTGAAACTGTGGGAATTGGTCATCGAAGCCAATAAAAAAGGTTATTTAAACGCAGCCAAAGATGTCAATGTGGGTGGTATCGCTATTGCTCTGGCTAAAATGGTCGCTAAAAGTGGAAAAGGCGTTACATGTAAACTACCATGTAACGATTCCAAAGACATTTTTGCAGAGAGTTTCTCTCGCGCACTTGTCGAAGTCAACGATGAAGCAGGCTTTGAAGCAATGGCTAAAACCATTGGTTTGAATGTTACAAAAATCGGAACTATCGGAGGAAGTAGCTTTACATGTAATGATATTTCAAAAAGTGTTGAAGCAATTTCTGAGCGGTATTTTAACCGTTTCCAAGAAGTGATCGAGCAAGACATTTAA
- a CDS encoding putative bifunctional diguanylate cyclase/phosphodiesterase, whose protein sequence is MHIRISPLRIVLIYALFATLWILFSDRLVESLIDNVAYLTLIQTYKGLFFIIVTSLLLYGLIRATVTELEMMQKKLQVHEERLEYVIQGANLGYWDWDYVHQHHIVNDQWLSFLGLKREDIEDDVTDWEERIHPEDRMLTHKAVENTIKHHQPYVVEFRMRHKDGHWVWIEGSGAVVERNAKTGAPLRLAGTHRDISDRKNAQRDMLFLAHNDTLTKLPNRVYLRQELEQRLMEESSLCFLFLDLDRFKTINDMYGHTIGDKVIQVVAERLKSVLNPSDFIACVGGDEFVILSNEALHVEALCQKLIKGLDAPIAISDEQFKLSVSIGVACCPHDGKSFEALFKNADTAMYEAKTHPTKNYLFYMSSMTEHLLTISKFDNDLKHAIENDEFILHYQPQINLHSNAIIGMEALVRWQHPVKGLLSPYNFIARAEETRLIIPLGLFIFKKALEQAKRWQDENFFNGIIAINISNVQIEEEDFIEQIEAIRQKIEVSALSIELEVTESSFMNNPMQSSKTLQKLENLGYKISIDDFGTGYSSLSYLKQLPLHKLKIDRSFIRDLPRDRDDQAISKAIIALGKTLELEVLAEGVETEEQKAFLIDNGCDSMQGFLFAKPMSAEALESFLHQN, encoded by the coding sequence ATGCACATTCGTATCAGTCCGTTACGTATTGTTCTTATTTATGCACTTTTCGCGACACTGTGGATTCTCTTTTCTGATCGTTTGGTCGAGTCTTTGATCGATAATGTTGCTTATCTAACGCTTATTCAGACTTACAAAGGGCTTTTTTTTATTATTGTCACTTCATTGCTGCTTTACGGGCTGATTCGTGCGACAGTGACGGAGTTGGAGATGATGCAAAAAAAGCTTCAAGTGCATGAAGAGCGTTTGGAATATGTGATTCAAGGAGCCAATCTTGGGTATTGGGATTGGGACTACGTGCATCAACACCATATTGTCAACGACCAATGGCTCTCTTTTTTAGGATTAAAACGCGAAGATATTGAGGATGATGTTACCGATTGGGAGGAGCGCATTCATCCTGAAGATCGTATGCTGACCCATAAAGCGGTTGAAAATACCATAAAGCACCATCAACCTTATGTGGTAGAGTTTCGTATGCGTCACAAGGATGGGCATTGGGTTTGGATCGAGGGGTCTGGTGCTGTGGTGGAACGCAATGCAAAAACAGGTGCACCGCTTCGCCTTGCAGGAACCCATCGTGACATCAGTGATCGTAAAAATGCCCAAAGAGACATGCTTTTTCTAGCCCATAACGATACGCTAACCAAACTTCCCAATCGTGTATACCTTAGGCAAGAACTCGAACAGCGCTTAATGGAAGAGTCGTCGTTGTGCTTTTTGTTTTTAGACTTGGATCGTTTCAAAACCATTAACGATATGTATGGACACACGATAGGCGATAAAGTGATTCAAGTAGTAGCCGAACGGTTAAAATCAGTGTTGAATCCTTCTGATTTTATTGCCTGCGTCGGTGGTGATGAGTTTGTCATCTTAAGCAATGAAGCTTTACATGTAGAGGCATTGTGCCAAAAACTCATCAAAGGGTTGGATGCGCCCATTGCCATTTCCGATGAGCAGTTTAAGCTTAGTGTGAGCATCGGTGTTGCGTGTTGTCCCCATGATGGGAAAAGTTTTGAAGCACTCTTTAAAAATGCCGATACAGCCATGTATGAAGCTAAAACTCACCCCACGAAAAACTATCTTTTTTATATGTCATCGATGACGGAGCACCTTTTAACGATCTCAAAATTTGACAACGATCTCAAACATGCCATTGAAAACGATGAATTTATCCTGCATTATCAACCGCAGATCAATCTTCATAGCAATGCCATTATTGGCATGGAGGCGCTTGTTCGGTGGCAACACCCTGTGAAGGGCTTACTCTCTCCTTACAATTTCATTGCAAGGGCGGAAGAGACCAGACTTATTATCCCCCTTGGATTGTTTATTTTCAAAAAAGCGTTGGAGCAGGCGAAACGATGGCAAGACGAGAATTTTTTCAATGGCATCATCGCGATTAATATCTCCAATGTTCAGATTGAAGAAGAAGATTTTATCGAGCAGATCGAGGCGATACGCCAAAAAATAGAAGTGAGTGCGCTCAGCATTGAACTTGAAGTCACGGAGAGCAGTTTTATGAACAACCCGATGCAATCTTCCAAAACATTGCAAAAACTTGAAAATTTGGGCTATAAAATCTCGATTGATGATTTTGGAACTGGCTATTCGTCTCTCAGTTATCTCAAACAATTACCCCTGCATAAACTCAAAATTGACCGCTCTTTTATACGCGATTTACCGCGTGATAGAGACGATCAAGCAATCTCAAAAGCGATCATTGCGCTTGGTAAAACCTTGGAGCTGGAAGTTTTGGCCGAAGGTGTGGAGACTGAGGAGCAAAAAGCGTTTTTAATCGATAATGGATGCGACAGCATGCAAGGGTTCCTGTTTGCAAAACCCATGAGCGCGGAAGCGTTGGAGAGCTTTTTGCATCAAAACTAA
- the tatB gene encoding Sec-independent protein translocase protein TatB — translation MFGMGIGEILLIAIIAIIFLGPEKLPDAMVKGAKFFKSFKNSINDVKSSFEQEMKIQELKDEALTYKKKLDEAASSVRKVITFDELEEIKKTTQGVNDSLKELESSIKESAALETPSPVVPEPIPVQVIETPKETKKEENV, via the coding sequence ATGTTTGGTATGGGAATAGGAGAAATCCTTCTTATCGCAATTATTGCTATTATATTTTTAGGACCAGAGAAGCTTCCCGACGCTATGGTCAAAGGTGCAAAATTTTTCAAATCCTTTAAGAACAGCATCAATGATGTCAAAAGCAGTTTTGAGCAAGAGATGAAAATTCAAGAGCTTAAAGATGAAGCGCTTACGTATAAGAAAAAACTTGATGAAGCAGCGAGTAGTGTACGTAAAGTCATTACGTTTGATGAACTTGAAGAGATCAAAAAAACAACCCAAGGGGTTAATGACTCCTTAAAAGAGCTCGAAAGCAGTATCAAAGAGAGTGCTGCTCTTGAGACACCGTCACCTGTAGTACCTGAACCGATCCCCGTTCAAGTGATCGAAACACCCAAAGAGACAAAAAAAGAGGAAAATGTATAA
- the tatC gene encoding twin-arginine translocase subunit TatC gives MFDELKPHLAELRKRLSISLLVILVMFLICFAFWQPILAWMIAPLKAVLPEGSNVIFTGVQEPFFTAMKVAFFAGFVLSLPVIFWQFWLFVAPGLYDNEKKLVIPFVLAATIMFAIGASFCYYIVVPLAFGFLIGFGSALFTALPSIGEYVGFFTKFLVGFGLSFEMPVVIFFFAKLGLVDDKGLKEFFRYAVVIIFVLAGILTPPDVLSQFLMAGPLLILYGISIFVAKTVNPYIPPENDDTEEEPETKSEE, from the coding sequence ATGTTTGATGAGTTAAAGCCCCATTTAGCAGAACTTCGTAAAAGACTCTCTATTTCACTGCTCGTTATCCTTGTCATGTTTCTTATCTGCTTTGCATTTTGGCAACCTATTCTTGCATGGATGATAGCCCCGCTTAAAGCCGTACTCCCAGAGGGAAGCAATGTCATTTTTACCGGCGTTCAAGAACCTTTTTTCACCGCAATGAAAGTCGCTTTCTTTGCAGGATTTGTTCTCTCTTTGCCTGTTATTTTTTGGCAATTTTGGCTTTTTGTTGCCCCAGGACTTTATGACAATGAGAAAAAGTTAGTCATACCTTTTGTGCTTGCCGCAACGATAATGTTTGCCATAGGAGCCTCTTTTTGTTACTACATTGTTGTACCACTCGCCTTTGGCTTTTTAATCGGCTTTGGTAGTGCTCTGTTTACTGCACTTCCTAGCATTGGCGAATACGTAGGATTTTTTACCAAATTCTTAGTCGGTTTTGGTCTCTCGTTTGAAATGCCTGTTGTCATCTTTTTCTTTGCAAAACTTGGACTGGTAGACGACAAAGGATTAAAAGAGTTTTTCCGTTATGCCGTTGTGATTATCTTTGTACTTGCAGGTATTTTAACACCTCCTGATGTTTTATCACAGTTTTTAATGGCAGGACCACTGTTAATTCTTTATGGAATTTCCATCTTTGTTGCAAAAACAGTTAATCCGTACATTCCACCTGAAAATGATGACACAGAAGAAGAGCCTGAAACAAAGAGTGAGGAATAG